The following proteins are encoded in a genomic region of Acidobacteriota bacterium:
- a CDS encoding MiaB/RimO family radical SAM methylthiotransferase: MSGVSTNPRERRLFVEALGCKVSRIDAGWAAATFARAASPAGADVVLLHGCAVTERALRDGRRAVRRLRRESPEATLVVSGCFAEDEALGLAAMREVDLVVPLAARAGLGALLDARDAGLLPGKIAGDDGTCGAALFAMPAEGRAASALLDAGRTRAFLKIQDGCRRRCAFCIVPKLRGAERSASRADVADAVRALGASGVPEVVLTGIHLAAFGGSEGDERGLLALLDDLERDPPACRVRLSSLEPMEAGVELAARVAASRVVVPHLHLPLQSGSASVLRRMRRGIVPSRYRSLALAAVRANPRLHLATDLIAGFPGETDAEFEETLRFVEDLPFASLHVFPFSPRAGTDAAAWHRESAVPARTVTERARALRRLGDAKAASFAARASGTVADLVVLRGGRGLTDHYLDVGLRLPAADAAPGRRLAVRLAASPEDGTLEAHPC, encoded by the coding sequence ATGTCGGGCGTGTCAACGAATCCCCGCGAGAGGCGCCTCTTCGTCGAGGCGCTCGGCTGCAAGGTGAGCCGCATCGACGCGGGTTGGGCCGCGGCGACCTTCGCCCGCGCGGCATCGCCGGCGGGGGCCGACGTCGTCCTCCTCCACGGCTGCGCGGTCACGGAGCGCGCCCTGCGCGACGGGCGGCGGGCCGTCCGCCGGCTCCGCCGCGAGAGTCCGGAGGCGACGCTCGTCGTCTCGGGTTGCTTCGCCGAGGACGAGGCCCTCGGCCTCGCCGCGATGCGCGAGGTCGACCTCGTCGTCCCTCTCGCCGCGCGCGCCGGCCTCGGGGCGCTCCTCGACGCTCGCGACGCGGGCCTTCTCCCCGGCAAGATCGCGGGCGACGACGGAACCTGCGGCGCTGCACTCTTCGCGATGCCCGCCGAGGGACGGGCCGCGTCGGCGCTCCTCGACGCCGGCCGCACGCGCGCGTTCCTGAAGATCCAGGACGGCTGCCGCCGGCGCTGCGCGTTCTGCATCGTCCCGAAGCTGCGCGGGGCCGAGCGCAGCGCCTCGCGCGCCGACGTCGCGGACGCCGTGCGGGCGCTGGGCGCATCGGGCGTCCCCGAGGTCGTCCTGACGGGCATCCACCTCGCGGCGTTCGGCGGGAGCGAAGGCGACGAACGCGGCCTCCTCGCCCTCCTCGATGACCTCGAGCGCGACCCACCGGCGTGCCGCGTGCGCCTCTCGTCGCTCGAACCGATGGAGGCCGGCGTCGAGCTCGCGGCGCGCGTCGCGGCGTCGCGCGTCGTCGTCCCGCACCTGCACCTTCCGCTCCAGTCGGGGTCCGCCTCCGTCCTCAGGCGGATGCGCCGCGGGATCGTCCCGTCGCGCTATCGGTCCCTCGCCCTCGCGGCCGTGCGCGCGAACCCGCGCCTGCACCTCGCGACCGACCTCATCGCCGGCTTCCCGGGCGAGACCGACGCCGAGTTCGAGGAGACGCTGCGCTTCGTCGAGGATCTCCCGTTCGCGTCCCTTCACGTCTTCCCGTTTTCCCCGCGCGCCGGGACGGACGCGGCCGCGTGGCACCGCGAGAGCGCGGTGCCGGCCCGCACGGTGACGGAGCGGGCACGTGCGCTTCGCCGCCTCGGGGACGCAAAGGCCGCCTCCTTCGCGGCCCGCGCGTCCGGCACGGTCGCGGACCTCGTCGTCCTTCGCGGCGGACGAGGCCTGACCGACCACTACCTCGACGTCGGGCTGCGCCTCCCGGCCGCCGACGCGGCGCCCGGCCGCCGGCTCGCGGTTCGCCTGGCCGCATCTCCGGAGGACGGCACGCTGGAAGCGCATCCCTGCTAG
- a CDS encoding YebC/PmpR family DNA-binding transcriptional regulator: MSGHSKWSTIKHKKGAADAKRGNLFTKLIKEITMSAKVGGGIIESNPRLRSAVLAAKKASMPSDNIDRAIKRGTGELEGVTYEELMYEGYGPGGAALLIEVMTDNKNRTASEIRHLLTKYGGNMAASGAVAFQFSKKGYIAVEKSAVKEDALMELALESGAEDFKAEDADVFEVYTDPMSFETVKAAIEAKNIAVQTAEIQMVPQNTVAVEDKAPALIKLLEMVEDNDDVQKVWSNGDIDEKYLQE, translated from the coding sequence ATGTCCGGTCACAGTAAGTGGAGCACGATCAAGCACAAGAAGGGCGCCGCCGACGCCAAGCGCGGGAACCTCTTCACGAAGCTGATCAAGGAAATCACGATGTCCGCCAAGGTCGGCGGCGGGATCATCGAGTCGAATCCGCGCCTGCGCTCGGCGGTCCTCGCCGCGAAGAAGGCGTCGATGCCCTCGGACAACATCGACAGGGCGATCAAGCGCGGCACGGGCGAGCTCGAGGGCGTCACCTACGAGGAGCTGATGTACGAGGGCTACGGTCCGGGTGGTGCTGCGCTCCTCATCGAGGTCATGACGGACAACAAGAACCGTACGGCTTCGGAGATCCGCCATCTCCTGACGAAGTACGGCGGCAACATGGCCGCTTCCGGCGCCGTGGCGTTCCAGTTCTCGAAGAAGGGCTACATCGCGGTCGAGAAGAGCGCCGTCAAGGAAGATGCGCTCATGGAGCTCGCGCTCGAATCGGGCGCCGAGGACTTCAAGGCGGAGGACGCGGACGTCTTCGAGGTCTACACGGACCCGATGTCCTTCGAGACCGTGAAGGCCGCGATCGAGGCGAAGAACATCGCCGTCCAGACGGCCGAGATCCAGATGGTTCCGCAGAACACGGTTGCCGTTGAGGACAAGGCTCCCGCGCTCATCAAGCTCCTCGAGATGGTCGAGGACAACGACGACGTGCAGAAGGTCTGGTCGAACGGCGACATCGACGAGAAATACCTCCAGGAGTAG
- a CDS encoding crossover junction endodeoxyribonuclease RuvC, which translates to MRILGVDPGSRAAGWAVVDFTAAPRLVAAGVIRPPSALPFAERLAHLHRALTEIAGREAPQAAVVEKVFAGVNAQSLITLGEARGVLLLALAQAGLAPAEITPAEIKRAVAGSGTAEKEQVRRMVTALLGKRLALDASDAAAAALAHGFVVARRGATRGPEALTAAARVVVRRPAG; encoded by the coding sequence ATGAGGATCCTCGGCGTCGATCCGGGGAGCCGAGCGGCCGGATGGGCCGTCGTGGACTTCACGGCGGCGCCCCGGCTCGTGGCGGCCGGCGTCATCCGGCCCCCGTCGGCCCTCCCCTTCGCCGAGCGCCTCGCCCACCTCCACCGCGCACTCACGGAGATCGCCGGGCGCGAGGCGCCTCAGGCCGCGGTCGTGGAGAAGGTCTTCGCGGGCGTCAACGCCCAGAGCCTCATCACCCTGGGCGAGGCGCGCGGCGTCCTCCTCCTCGCGCTCGCCCAGGCCGGTCTCGCTCCGGCCGAAATCACGCCCGCCGAGATCAAGCGCGCCGTGGCTGGCTCGGGCACCGCCGAGAAGGAGCAAGTCCGCCGGATGGTCACCGCCCTCCTCGGGAAGCGCCTCGCCCTCGACGCATCGGACGCGGCCGCGGCGGCCCTCGCGCACGGCTTCGTCGTCGCCCGGCGGGGCGCGACGCGCGGCCCGGAGGCGCTCACCGCCGCCGCGCGCGTCGTCGTCCGGCGCCCTGCGGGCTGA
- a CDS encoding DUF4388 domain-containing protein, with the protein MSFQGSLNELPLADIVQLVAVSGKTGMFSMTRASEKGYVYLQNGQITHAKVGDVEGDDAIYALALWNQGTFQFSPGVESDAHTITRSNTNLLLEAARRSDEWKILSRKIPATDSVPVLVARDGMTGPVTLTPLEWRVVTKTDGQRSIEDIARGLKLSSFDVAKTLYGLVTAELVEISKARAATARVLSTVAAPAMPPATGQSVANVSTHSGAFQALSKGDEKRSLQILCTKVKQEAEGAAGAAGDVSIERPYRAALAELDRGRGLDVVRDLIRTLEEAIAALRGPAAARGFREKMNPLL; encoded by the coding sequence ATGTCTTTTCAAGGTTCTCTGAACGAGCTGCCGCTCGCCGACATCGTCCAGCTGGTCGCGGTTTCCGGCAAGACGGGCATGTTCTCGATGACGCGTGCGTCCGAGAAGGGATACGTCTATCTCCAGAACGGGCAGATCACGCACGCGAAGGTCGGCGACGTCGAGGGGGACGACGCGATCTACGCGCTCGCGCTCTGGAACCAGGGCACGTTCCAGTTCTCCCCGGGCGTCGAGAGCGACGCGCACACGATCACGCGCTCGAACACGAATCTCCTCCTCGAAGCCGCCCGCCGCAGCGACGAGTGGAAGATCCTGTCGCGCAAGATCCCGGCGACCGACTCCGTGCCCGTCCTCGTCGCGCGCGACGGCATGACGGGCCCCGTCACGCTGACGCCCCTCGAGTGGCGGGTCGTGACGAAGACGGACGGCCAGCGCTCGATCGAAGACATCGCCCGCGGCCTGAAGCTCTCGTCCTTCGACGTCGCCAAGACCCTCTACGGGCTCGTGACGGCCGAGCTCGTCGAGATCTCCAAGGCGCGCGCCGCCACCGCCCGGGTTCTGTCCACGGTCGCGGCGCCAGCCATGCCTCCCGCCACGGGCCAGAGCGTCGCGAACGTTTCGACGCACAGCGGCGCCTTCCAGGCTCTCTCGAAAGGCGACGAGAAGCGCAGCCTCCAGATTCTCTGCACGAAGGTGAAACAGGAGGCCGAGGGCGCGGCCGGAGCCGCCGGAGACGTCTCGATCGAGCGCCCGTACCGCGCGGCGCTGGCCGAACTCGACCGCGGCCGGGGTCTCGACGTCGTGCGCGACCTGATCCGGACCCTGGAAGAGGCGATCGCCGCGCTGCGCGGCCCGGCGGCCGCCCGCGGGTTCCGCGAGAAGATGAATCCCCTCCTCTGA
- a CDS encoding OmpA family protein, with protein MRRMRTRLSLAAAVCFVLSLPARAQVAPTLSGETGLFEITTADMLAGGRFSLGLSWSMWPRTAAPVPNSSPYPDDPLRYDLQRIGGSIGYGLTDRWELVFGTGGNRYNADSYAWHGMVNGRALYGGFTHSEMDKVRIGTKLLLNPRDPVRVTIFGGIAIPTQSENDVNAIGTYRADYDFGTSFTYGWVTFQSSYVLKGTIGTGSPSPGGFPSGYTLSNEWRNAVGIAVPIVPRVFKAIGEINRVHYDGGTTQASDYSEALIGGRVWFGDFSASGAVRIAIDQWSKYGSTPTPIGGLVQFAYAPPVLQPAKTKIVLPDEPPPPPEPVPAAPAPAPVVAPAPAPAETAVVTAPAARPATSTTDEILFDPAKSRLTNIAKAILDGVALRLKNNLAAACTVSAWTDAKEKGDRAALAKARAEAAKDYLMKRHGIDGSRIATEVKGDGDAGDATRNRRAVVSVTFP; from the coding sequence ATGAGACGGATGCGGACCCGACTGTCCCTCGCCGCGGCCGTGTGTTTCGTGCTCTCCCTCCCGGCGCGGGCGCAGGTCGCCCCGACCCTCTCGGGCGAAACGGGCCTGTTCGAGATCACGACCGCCGACATGCTTGCGGGCGGCCGATTCTCCCTGGGCCTGTCGTGGAGCATGTGGCCCCGGACGGCGGCGCCGGTCCCCAACTCGTCGCCGTATCCGGACGACCCGCTCCGCTACGACCTCCAGCGCATCGGCGGCAGCATCGGCTACGGCCTCACCGACCGCTGGGAGCTCGTGTTCGGGACCGGCGGGAACCGGTACAACGCCGACTCGTACGCCTGGCACGGCATGGTCAACGGCCGCGCTCTCTACGGCGGCTTCACGCACTCCGAGATGGACAAGGTCCGGATCGGGACGAAGCTCCTCCTCAACCCGCGCGATCCGGTGCGCGTCACGATTTTCGGCGGCATCGCGATCCCCACGCAGTCCGAGAACGACGTGAACGCGATCGGGACGTATCGCGCCGACTACGATTTCGGCACCTCGTTCACCTACGGCTGGGTCACGTTCCAGTCGAGCTACGTCCTCAAGGGAACCATCGGAACCGGCTCGCCCTCGCCGGGCGGGTTCCCGAGCGGCTATACCCTCTCCAACGAGTGGCGGAACGCCGTCGGCATCGCGGTTCCCATCGTGCCGAGGGTCTTCAAGGCCATCGGCGAGATCAACCGGGTCCACTACGACGGCGGAACGACCCAGGCCTCGGACTACTCCGAGGCGCTCATCGGCGGGCGCGTCTGGTTCGGCGACTTCTCCGCCTCCGGCGCGGTTCGCATCGCGATCGACCAGTGGTCCAAGTACGGGTCGACCCCCACCCCCATCGGCGGACTCGTCCAGTTCGCCTACGCGCCGCCGGTCCTGCAGCCCGCGAAGACCAAGATCGTCCTGCCCGACGAGCCCCCGCCGCCGCCGGAACCGGTGCCCGCGGCCCCCGCGCCCGCACCCGTCGTCGCACCCGCGCCGGCCCCGGCCGAGACCGCCGTCGTGACCGCTCCCGCCGCGCGCCCGGCGACCTCGACGACGGACGAGATCCTGTTCGACCCGGCCAAGAGCCGCCTGACGAACATCGCCAAGGCGATCCTGGACGGCGTCGCCCTCCGCCTGAAGAACAATCTCGCGGCGGCGTGCACCGTCTCAGCCTGGACGGACGCCAAGGAGAAGGGCGACCGCGCGGCGCTCGCGAAGGCCCGCGCCGAGGCCGCGAAGGACTACCTCATGAAGAGGCACGGGATCGACGGCTCCCGCATCGCGACCGAGGTGAAGGGCGACGGCGACGCCGGCGACGCCACCCGCAACCGCCGGGCGGTCGTCTCGGTCACGTTCCCCTGA
- a CDS encoding AI-2E family transporter, with the protein MDAGSSGLFSTGTFSTGAGPGGGGVFRSRALVVLATAAVVGLLWAGKVLFVTFFFALFLSFALQPFVGLLERLHLPRTLAVLVVILLLTALVVFFVVNALGQIEAFSRDLPSYETKIRAFTSKAQGLFAQLEERTRSLLPESDRTTRSVRLEADAFDALGRVALQVKTVLSLLLYAAAVPMLSFFMLKDREKYGGAVAKILRLKGGRAAQDFAEGVARVLSGYVLGEVFVVLITACVTTAGLLVLRVPYGYVLGPMAGVCVLIPYVGVIMSTTPAFLVAILASSDAALPVKVLIFYSVVQFLEGNVLTPFIVGSRVRLHPLAVLFAFLFWGILWGVPGAILAVPLTATIKVVTERFERYAPWAALLGERTPDPEPPEEPESLLANL; encoded by the coding sequence GTGGACGCGGGATCGAGCGGGCTCTTCTCCACCGGGACGTTTTCGACGGGCGCCGGCCCGGGCGGCGGCGGCGTATTCCGGTCCCGCGCGCTCGTCGTCCTCGCGACGGCCGCGGTCGTCGGGCTCCTGTGGGCGGGCAAGGTCCTTTTCGTGACCTTCTTCTTCGCCCTGTTCCTTTCCTTCGCGCTCCAGCCGTTCGTCGGGCTCCTCGAGCGGCTCCATCTGCCGCGCACGCTCGCGGTGCTGGTCGTGATCCTGCTTCTCACGGCGCTCGTCGTCTTCTTCGTCGTGAACGCCCTCGGCCAGATCGAGGCGTTCTCGCGCGACCTTCCGTCCTACGAGACGAAGATCCGCGCCTTCACGTCCAAGGCGCAGGGGCTGTTCGCGCAGCTCGAGGAGCGGACGCGCTCCCTGCTGCCCGAGAGCGACCGGACGACGCGCTCCGTCCGGCTCGAGGCCGACGCGTTCGACGCGCTCGGGCGCGTCGCCCTCCAGGTCAAGACGGTCCTCTCGCTCCTCCTCTACGCGGCCGCCGTCCCGATGCTGTCCTTCTTCATGCTCAAGGACCGCGAGAAGTACGGCGGCGCCGTCGCGAAGATCCTCCGGCTGAAGGGCGGACGCGCCGCGCAGGACTTCGCCGAAGGCGTCGCGCGCGTCCTGTCGGGCTACGTGCTCGGCGAGGTGTTCGTCGTCCTCATCACGGCCTGCGTCACGACGGCCGGCCTCCTCGTCCTGCGCGTCCCCTATGGTTACGTGCTCGGGCCGATGGCCGGCGTCTGCGTCCTGATCCCGTACGTCGGCGTCATCATGTCGACGACGCCCGCGTTCCTCGTCGCGATCCTCGCGTCGAGCGACGCCGCCCTTCCCGTGAAGGTCCTCATCTTCTACTCGGTCGTCCAGTTCCTCGAGGGCAACGTCCTGACGCCGTTCATCGTGGGCAGCCGCGTGCGCCTGCACCCGCTCGCCGTGCTCTTCGCGTTCCTGTTCTGGGGCATCCTCTGGGGCGTGCCGGGCGCGATCCTCGCGGTGCCGCTCACGGCGACGATCAAGGTCGTCACGGAGCGCTTCGAGCGCTACGCGCCGTGGGCCGCGCTCCTCGGCGAGCGGACGCCGGACCCCGAGCCTCCGGAAGAGCCCGAGAGCCTGCTCGCAAATCTGTAG
- the ftsE gene encoding cell division ATP-binding protein FtsE encodes MIEFYRVAKEYQGRRVLKDVTFQAKKGEFLFLTGPSGAGKTTLLRMIFRAEAPTEGQIIVNGMNVSGMPPSRVPSLRRSMGVVFQDYKLLPRRTVLENVTYVQKFLGVPAAERRRRAYQTLRLVELHHRMSALPEELSGGEQQRVALARALVNDPVLLVADEPTGNLDHRLAQEVMKLLVEISLRGTTVLVATHDQDLIRETGRRCLTLDGGGVVEGLVEGALPPQAAHRREESPR; translated from the coding sequence GTGATCGAGTTCTACCGGGTCGCCAAGGAATACCAGGGCCGCCGCGTCCTCAAGGACGTCACGTTCCAGGCCAAGAAGGGCGAGTTCCTGTTCCTGACGGGGCCTTCCGGCGCGGGCAAGACCACGCTCCTCCGGATGATCTTCCGCGCCGAAGCGCCCACCGAGGGACAGATCATCGTGAACGGAATGAACGTGAGCGGGATGCCGCCGTCGCGTGTCCCGTCGCTCCGCCGCTCGATGGGCGTCGTCTTCCAGGACTACAAGCTCCTGCCGCGCCGGACGGTCCTCGAGAACGTCACGTACGTGCAGAAGTTCCTCGGCGTGCCCGCGGCGGAACGCCGGCGCCGCGCGTACCAGACGCTGCGCCTCGTCGAGCTGCATCACCGCATGTCGGCCCTCCCCGAGGAGCTGTCCGGAGGCGAGCAGCAGCGCGTCGCGCTCGCGCGCGCGCTCGTGAACGACCCCGTGCTCCTCGTGGCCGACGAGCCGACGGGCAACCTCGACCACCGCCTCGCGCAAGAGGTCATGAAGCTCCTCGTCGAGATCAGCCTGCGCGGGACGACGGTGCTCGTCGCGACGCACGACCAGGACCTCATCCGGGAGACGGGGCGCCGCTGCCTGACGCTGGACGGCGGGGGCGTCGTCGAGGGGCTCGTGGAGGGGGCGCTTCCCCCGCAGGCGGCCCACCGCCGCGAGGAGTCGCCCCGGTGA
- the gatB gene encoding Asp-tRNA(Asn)/Glu-tRNA(Gln) amidotransferase subunit GatB, whose product MPTSPFEPVIGLEVHAQLKTKSKTFCACPVTFGAPPNTAVCPVCLGYPGTLPVPNREMVTLALRVALAAGCAVQARSVFERKNYFYPDLPKGYQISQYERPLATGGRVAVETDAGRREIRLNRIHLEEDAGKSMHEVPWDDVASSASLVDLNRAGTPLIEIVTEPEIASPEEAFDYLLRLRRLVRWVDASDGNMEEGSLRCDANVSLRPRGASALGVKVEIKNLNSIAHVKKALEHEIARQAAVLSAGGTVVQETRLFEPATGATKTMRTKEEAMDYRYFPDPDLGALEVDAVWVDAVRASLPEMPEPRAERFAAQYALPDADAELLCSSRPFADWYEAAVAAHPSNPKAVANWLLSDLLGRMSDADRQAGRVPVSPGHLAALVALIDAGTISGKIAKEILPEVIETGKAPGDVVKEKGLVQIADEGALGEAVATVIAAHPEQVAAYRGGKAATFGWFVGQVMKATGGKAAPAVVNRLLKEMLGPPA is encoded by the coding sequence ATGCCGACGTCCCCGTTCGAGCCGGTGATCGGGCTCGAGGTGCACGCGCAGCTCAAGACGAAGAGCAAGACGTTCTGCGCGTGCCCCGTGACCTTCGGCGCTCCGCCGAACACCGCGGTGTGCCCGGTCTGCCTCGGCTACCCCGGCACGCTGCCGGTCCCGAACCGCGAGATGGTCACGCTCGCGCTGCGCGTCGCGCTCGCGGCCGGGTGCGCGGTTCAGGCACGGTCCGTCTTCGAACGGAAGAACTACTTCTATCCCGACCTCCCGAAGGGCTACCAGATCTCGCAGTACGAGCGGCCGCTCGCGACCGGGGGCCGCGTCGCCGTCGAGACGGACGCCGGCCGCCGGGAGATCCGGCTGAACCGGATCCACCTCGAGGAGGACGCGGGCAAGTCCATGCACGAGGTCCCGTGGGACGACGTGGCGTCGTCCGCCTCGCTCGTCGACCTGAACCGGGCCGGCACGCCGCTCATCGAGATCGTGACGGAGCCCGAGATCGCCTCGCCGGAGGAGGCCTTCGACTATCTCCTGCGGCTGCGCCGCCTCGTGCGCTGGGTGGACGCCTCGGACGGGAACATGGAGGAGGGCTCGCTGCGCTGCGACGCGAACGTCTCGCTCCGGCCCCGCGGCGCGAGCGCGCTGGGCGTGAAGGTCGAGATCAAGAACCTCAACTCGATCGCGCACGTGAAGAAGGCTCTCGAGCACGAGATCGCGCGGCAGGCGGCGGTCCTCTCCGCGGGCGGCACGGTCGTGCAGGAGACGCGCCTCTTCGAGCCGGCGACGGGCGCGACGAAGACGATGCGGACGAAGGAAGAGGCGATGGACTACCGCTACTTCCCGGACCCCGACCTCGGCGCCCTCGAGGTGGACGCGGTGTGGGTCGACGCGGTGCGCGCCTCGCTGCCGGAGATGCCGGAGCCGCGCGCGGAGCGGTTTGCGGCGCAGTACGCGCTGCCGGACGCGGACGCGGAGCTCCTGTGCTCGTCGCGGCCCTTCGCGGACTGGTACGAGGCGGCCGTCGCCGCGCACCCGTCGAACCCGAAGGCGGTCGCGAACTGGCTCCTGTCGGACCTCCTCGGCCGGATGTCCGACGCGGACCGGCAGGCCGGGCGCGTGCCCGTTTCGCCGGGTCACCTCGCGGCCCTCGTCGCGCTCATCGACGCCGGGACGATCTCCGGAAAGATCGCGAAGGAGATCCTGCCGGAGGTCATCGAAACCGGGAAGGCGCCGGGCGACGTCGTGAAGGAGAAGGGCCTCGTCCAGATCGCGGACGAGGGCGCGCTCGGAGAGGCCGTCGCGACGGTGATCGCCGCGCACCCGGAGCAGGTCGCCGCCTACCGCGGCGGAAAGGCCGCGACGTTCGGGTGGTTCGTCGGGCAGGTCATGAAGGCGACGGGCGGCAAGGCCGCCCCGGCGGTCGTGAACCGTTTGCTGAAGGAAATGCTCGGGCCCCCCGCGTGA
- a CDS encoding MFS transporter, with product MSLWFSASAVSPLLKAEWGLSDSTATWLTLAVQLGFVAGTLASAILNLPDVWAPRHLVVGASLLGAAANAGLALFAHGPASALVLRFLTGFWLAGVYPPGMKILATWFKARRGLALGVLIGALTLGKGVPYLANAVFGAAWRATLLATSGGAVLGALLVFLFVTEGPFAPAPARFDPAQVTKVFANRGVRLASFGYFGHMWELYAMWTWIPVMLRASFTLSGLPRAAAEAASFLVIGSGAAGCVAAGLAADRKGRTLVTSVAMAVSGACCVAIGFCYGGPPLLLLAVAAVWGFSVVADSAQFSAAVTELGDPSYMGTALTLQTSIGFFLTAISIDLVPTFLPALSWKWVFVLLAPGPALGVLAMLRLRGLPEALKIAQGRR from the coding sequence ATGTCGCTCTGGTTCTCGGCGTCCGCGGTCTCGCCGCTCCTGAAGGCCGAGTGGGGGCTGTCGGATTCCACGGCGACCTGGCTCACGCTCGCCGTCCAGCTCGGCTTCGTCGCGGGGACGCTCGCGAGCGCGATCCTGAACCTGCCGGACGTCTGGGCGCCCCGCCATCTCGTCGTCGGTGCGAGCCTTCTCGGAGCCGCCGCGAACGCGGGCCTCGCGCTCTTCGCGCACGGGCCGGCGTCCGCGCTCGTCCTGCGTTTCCTGACGGGCTTCTGGCTCGCGGGCGTCTACCCGCCCGGGATGAAGATCCTCGCGACGTGGTTCAAGGCGCGCCGCGGGCTCGCGCTCGGCGTCCTCATCGGCGCGCTGACGCTCGGCAAGGGCGTCCCGTATCTCGCGAACGCGGTCTTCGGCGCCGCGTGGCGGGCGACGCTCCTCGCGACGTCCGGGGGCGCGGTCCTCGGCGCCCTGCTCGTATTTCTCTTCGTCACGGAGGGCCCGTTCGCGCCCGCGCCCGCGCGTTTCGACCCCGCCCAGGTCACGAAGGTCTTCGCGAACCGCGGCGTCCGCCTCGCGAGCTTCGGCTACTTCGGCCACATGTGGGAGCTCTACGCGATGTGGACGTGGATCCCCGTCATGCTTCGCGCGAGTTTCACGCTCAGCGGCCTGCCGCGCGCCGCCGCGGAGGCGGCATCGTTCCTCGTGATCGGCAGCGGCGCGGCCGGCTGCGTCGCCGCGGGCCTCGCGGCCGACCGGAAGGGGCGGACGCTCGTGACGTCCGTCGCGATGGCCGTCAGCGGAGCCTGCTGCGTCGCGATCGGCTTCTGTTACGGCGGGCCTCCGCTCCTCCTCCTCGCGGTCGCGGCCGTGTGGGGCTTCTCCGTCGTCGCGGACTCCGCGCAGTTCTCGGCGGCCGTGACGGAGCTGGGCGATCCCTCCTACATGGGGACGGCCCTCACGCTCCAGACGTCGATCGGGTTCTTCCTGACGGCGATCTCGATCGACCTCGTGCCGACGTTCCTGCCCGCGCTCTCCTGGAAGTGGGTCTTCGTCCTCCTCGCGCCCGGGCCGGCGCTCGGCGTTCTCGCGATGCTGCGCCTCCGGGGGTTGCCCGAGGCCCTGAAGATCGCGCAGGGCCGGCGCTGA